The Pirellulales bacterium genomic sequence CCATTGATCCGCGAAACATGAGCCCCTGGTTTCAGTCGCTTATTATGCGGTTGTTCAAAGGCGAGCCCACGGTGCTGGGTCTGCTGGAAACGAATCCGTTTCCCGACACGCCGCCGAACTTCATCCGTATTACCTTGTGCCAATACCGCTTTACCGACGCCGCCGAGCGAGAGCGGACCGGCGATTGGTGGAAACGCACCGTAGTTTGGGTGGGACCCGCCATTTCGATCCGCCGTTAGCACCGTTCCTCTTTCTGGCAAGGGCTTTTGTTTGAATCGGGTTAAAAATGTTCGATTTTGTCAACATAACGCTCTCAACAGGTCGCTTTTCGACCACTTTTTTGCCTGCGACACGCCCGATAGTGGGAGGAAAAAATAATTGATCGGCCGCCGTTCCGCGATTACCATAGAGGAATCTATCTCTCAAACGCCCGGAACAATTCGGGTCAATCCGATTGGCGTTTGACGCGAGACGGCCCTAGGCCATTTTCAACATGCGGCCTGCGGTCCACCATTTGCCACGCATTACAGTCGACACGCAGTCCTACACACCACGGAAGAGGCACCCACGATGAAGGTTTGGCGTCGCGGTTCGGTTCGTCGTTCTCCGGCAAAGCGTCGTTGGTTATCCAGGCAAAATTCATTGCAGCGCAGCCAGCGCCGGTTGCTCTTGGAGCCGCTGGAAGACCGCAGCATGCTCAGCGTTACGCTGCCGGCCATCACCGGACCCGATTCAGGCGGCGTGTACGATGTTCCCTCCGGCAAAGATCTGTACGTGCCGCTGGTGGGAACCGACACGGGCCAAACCATCACGTATACCGCCAGCAGCAACAATGCCAACGTTACAGCAACGGTGTTGACCGGCAATCCCACGCTGTCGATCACCGTGCATGGCGTGACAGGCACTAACAACACATCCTTTAGCGGAACGATGACGTTCCAATTGTTCGAAAACATCGCGCCGAACACCGTGCAGGCCATCATCAACTACGTCAATTCAGGCTTGTACACCGGGGCCAATTTCTACCGCGCCGAAACCGGGACTGGGTTTCAGTTGATCCAGGGCGGTGTGGAAATGACTTCTGGAAAAACGGAGCCGTCCGATATCGCTGGCGAAATCAATGTAGCCGCACTCTTCAACAGCCCCGGCATGCTGGCGATGGCCAACACCGGATCACCCGATACCGCGTCCGGCGAGTTTTTTATCACTGCGCCGAATATTCCATTGGCCAACGAACCCCAATCGTCGCTCAATTTTGGTTATACCGTCTTCGGGCAACTTCTAACGGGCCAAGACATTTACAACGACATCGAGAATACCGCCACTACTAGCTCCGGCGGCATTGATTACGCGAAAAATGA encodes the following:
- a CDS encoding lipase maturation factor family protein codes for the protein IDPRNMSPWFQSLIMRLFKGEPTVLGLLETNPFPDTPPNFIRITLCQYRFTDAAERERTGDWWKRTVVWVGPAISIRR